A portion of the Shewanella sp. SNU WT4 genome contains these proteins:
- a CDS encoding aspartate-semialdehyde dehydrogenase, with product MSQEFNVVVLGASGAVGQTMIEILEERNFPVAKLFPLASRRSAGETVEFHGKQVEILDVETFDWSQAQIGFFSAGGDVSAKWAPIAAEFGCVVIDNTSHFRYDADIPLVIPEVNPHAIADFRNRNIIANPNCSTIQMLVALKPIYDAFGISRINVATYQSVSGTGKEAIEELAAQCARLLQGLPAESKVYDKQIAFNALPHIDVFLDNGYTKEEMKMVWETQKILGDTQITVNPTAVRVPVFYGHSEAIHLETVQSVDAEAIKSVLRDAPGVELFETDSEYPTAVTDAAGADAVFVGRVRNDISHENGINMWVVSDNIRKGAALNSIQIAEILVRDYY from the coding sequence ATGTCGCAGGAATTTAATGTTGTAGTGTTGGGCGCGTCCGGAGCTGTCGGTCAAACCATGATCGAGATTTTAGAGGAACGCAATTTCCCAGTAGCCAAACTTTTTCCGCTGGCTAGCCGTCGTAGTGCTGGTGAAACCGTTGAATTTCACGGTAAACAAGTAGAAATCCTCGACGTAGAAACCTTTGACTGGAGTCAGGCGCAGATTGGTTTCTTCTCTGCAGGTGGTGATGTGTCTGCCAAATGGGCGCCTATTGCCGCTGAATTCGGTTGTGTGGTGATAGATAACACCTCACATTTCCGTTATGACGCGGATATTCCATTAGTGATCCCTGAGGTGAATCCGCATGCTATTGCTGATTTCCGTAATCGCAATATTATTGCCAATCCTAATTGCTCAACCATCCAGATGCTGGTGGCATTAAAGCCTATTTATGATGCCTTTGGTATTAGCCGCATTAACGTCGCGACTTATCAATCTGTGTCGGGCACAGGTAAAGAAGCCATTGAAGAGTTAGCAGCGCAGTGCGCCCGTTTACTGCAAGGCTTGCCAGCAGAATCAAAAGTGTACGATAAGCAAATTGCTTTCAATGCGTTGCCGCATATCGATGTGTTTTTAGATAACGGCTACACCAAAGAAGAAATGAAAATGGTGTGGGAAACTCAGAAAATTTTGGGTGATACCCAAATTACTGTGAATCCAACCGCTGTGCGCGTTCCGGTGTTTTATGGTCATTCAGAAGCCATTCACTTAGAAACTGTCCAAAGCGTTGACGCTGAAGCGATTAAGTCAGTATTAAGAGATGCCCCTGGCGTTGAACTGTTTGAAACTGACAGTGAATACCCAACAGCTGTGACTGATGCTGCGGGGGCTGATGCGGTATTTGTGGGGCGAGTGCGCAATGACATTTCCCATGAAAACGGCATCAATATGTGGGTAGTGTCTGACAATATTCGCAAAGGTGCTGCATTAAATAGTATTCAAATTGCTGAAATTTTAGTACGTGATTACTATTAA
- a CDS encoding 4-phosphoerythronate dehydrogenase, whose translation MKIIADENMPFVNELFAGIGEVTLVNGRQLQPEQLIDADMLLVRSVTEVNAQLLSAAPKLKFIGSATIGTEHVDAAYLDTCGITFTNAPGCNATAVGEYAFISMLELAQQHGCLLTDKTVAIIGAGNTGSALAVCLEAYGVNYVLCDPLLAPTDNSRAYVSLDEALAVSDIISLHVPLTTTGPYPTHYLFDKDRLSKLKAGTWLLNCCRGAVIDNHALLQHMEQGGDLSLVLDVWENEPEPLAALIPWVSIATPHIAGYSLEGKARGTYHLYQACCQWLRQPVAHTLKDLLLPLSFSQLMLEDDTHLNGASLAHQRQMLALARLVYDVRDDDRMFRQQVQHINGFDQMRKNHRHRREFSALALASTGDCKLNWLTRLGFAGVSQ comes from the coding sequence ATGAAAATAATCGCCGATGAAAATATGCCGTTCGTTAACGAACTCTTTGCCGGCATAGGTGAAGTAACACTGGTGAATGGTCGGCAATTGCAGCCGGAGCAATTAATAGATGCCGATATGTTATTGGTGCGCTCTGTCACTGAAGTCAATGCTCAGCTGTTAAGTGCGGCGCCTAAGCTTAAATTTATCGGCAGTGCCACCATAGGTACTGAGCATGTCGATGCAGCGTATTTAGACACTTGCGGCATCACATTTACCAATGCTCCAGGGTGCAATGCCACCGCTGTGGGTGAATATGCTTTTATCAGCATGCTCGAATTAGCCCAGCAACATGGCTGCTTGCTGACAGATAAAACCGTCGCAATTATTGGTGCAGGTAATACCGGTTCGGCCTTGGCTGTATGTCTTGAGGCCTATGGTGTTAACTATGTATTGTGCGATCCTTTGCTAGCACCGACTGATAATAGCCGCGCTTATGTGAGCTTGGATGAGGCATTAGCGGTCAGCGATATTATTAGCTTGCACGTGCCCTTAACCACCACGGGCCCATATCCTACTCATTACCTATTTGATAAAGACCGATTATCAAAGCTTAAGGCTGGCACTTGGTTATTGAACTGTTGCCGCGGCGCCGTGATAGATAATCACGCCTTATTACAGCATATGGAGCAAGGAGGCGATTTATCGTTAGTGTTAGATGTGTGGGAAAATGAGCCTGAACCTTTGGCGGCGCTCATTCCTTGGGTCAGCATAGCGACGCCGCATATTGCCGGTTACAGCCTTGAGGGAAAAGCGCGTGGCACCTATCACTTGTATCAAGCCTGTTGTCAATGGTTAAGGCAGCCTGTGGCACACACACTTAAGGATTTACTGCTGCCCTTAAGCTTTTCACAGTTGATGCTAGAAGATGATACTCATCTTAATGGCGCGAGCTTAGCGCATCAGCGCCAAATGTTAGCGCTGGCGCGCTTGGTTTATGATGTTAGGGATGATGACCGAATGTTTAGACAACAGGTCCAACATATCAATGGATTTGATCAAATGAGAAAAAATCATCGTCATAGGCGTGAATTTAGTGCTTTGGCGCTAGCCTCGACAGGGGATTGTAAGTTAAATTGGTTAACTCGTTTAGGTTTTGCAGGAGTCAGTCAATAA
- the fabB gene encoding beta-ketoacyl-ACP synthase I, protein MKRVVITGMGVVSSIGNNLVEVLQSLKAGKSGITRSAQFEEMKLRSLVWGDIKLDTSEHIDRKALRFMGDAAAYAYIAMKEAISDAGLEEHQYSHPRVGLVAGSGGASSQNQVAAADILREKGVKRVGPYIVPRIMSSTASACLATPFKIKGVNYSISSACATSAHCIGHAAELIQLGKQDIVFAGGAEEVDWTLTMGFDAMGALSTKYNDTPERASRTYDANRDGFVISGGGGIVVVEELEHALARGAKIYAEIIGYGATSDGYDMVAPSGEGAVRCMQMALADVDTDVDYINTHGTSTPVGDMRELEALKEVFGAKMPAIASTKSLTGHALGAAGVHEAIYSLLMLENNFIAKSANIETLDPEAVGLPIVTEYTEKMMNTVMSNSFGFGGTNASLVMRRYK, encoded by the coding sequence ATGAAAAGAGTCGTTATCACAGGTATGGGTGTAGTTTCTAGCATCGGCAATAACCTCGTTGAGGTATTGCAGTCCCTTAAAGCTGGAAAAAGTGGCATTACTCGCTCTGCACAATTTGAAGAAATGAAACTCCGCAGTTTAGTGTGGGGTGATATTAAGTTAGATACGAGCGAGCACATTGACCGTAAAGCCTTACGTTTTATGGGCGATGCTGCGGCGTACGCGTATATTGCTATGAAAGAAGCCATCAGTGATGCTGGCTTAGAAGAACATCAGTATTCTCATCCGCGTGTAGGTTTAGTGGCAGGAAGCGGCGGCGCTTCATCACAAAACCAAGTAGCAGCGGCAGATATCTTGAGAGAAAAAGGTGTTAAGCGCGTCGGTCCTTATATTGTACCGCGTATTATGTCGAGCACTGCCAGTGCATGTTTGGCGACCCCATTTAAGATTAAAGGCGTGAATTACTCGATTAGTTCGGCCTGCGCTACCAGTGCTCATTGTATTGGTCATGCCGCTGAACTTATCCAATTGGGTAAGCAAGACATAGTGTTTGCTGGCGGCGCTGAAGAAGTTGATTGGACGTTAACCATGGGCTTTGATGCTATGGGCGCCTTATCAACTAAGTATAACGATACTCCAGAGCGTGCTTCTCGCACCTATGACGCCAACCGCGATGGTTTTGTGATTTCTGGCGGCGGCGGCATAGTTGTGGTTGAAGAGTTAGAGCACGCGTTAGCGCGTGGCGCTAAGATTTATGCCGAAATTATCGGTTATGGCGCTACCTCTGATGGTTATGACATGGTTGCACCATCAGGTGAAGGTGCTGTGCGCTGTATGCAAATGGCATTAGCCGATGTTGATACTGACGTGGATTATATCAATACCCACGGCACTTCGACTCCGGTTGGTGATATGCGTGAACTTGAAGCGTTAAAAGAAGTGTTTGGCGCTAAGATGCCAGCGATTGCATCGACCAAGTCGCTCACAGGGCACGCCTTAGGTGCTGCTGGTGTTCACGAAGCTATCTATAGCTTGTTGATGCTCGAAAACAATTTTATTGCTAAGAGCGCCAACATTGAGACCTTAGATCCAGAAGCCGTAGGTTTGCCGATTGTGACTGAATACACTGAGAAAATGATGAATACCGTCATGAGTAACAGTTTTGGTTTCGGCGGCACTAACGCAAGCTTAGTAATGCGCAGATATAAGTAA
- the mnmC gene encoding FAD-dependent 5-carboxymethylaminomethyl-2-thiouridine(34) oxidoreductase MnmC yields the protein MDRSPSSASTANTNITQQTNSVTVNAWLGLPITPELWLTQLERAQSQCNAAPLPPASMATASSQACHLLLVLGPADIKQLALGHWQQMDGPYHALADYLLQQLTANTLEAAQSQRFEWQQGKVRLDVHYLPAPELLRQIMTPTQQRVSRWFWQQTDTNWLQACHLWQLARLSEDDAVICYQDNLLTAPLTQANLPQFRLELVSATDAQMMTSEAPDAFSLEQRQVLRRQHQAQLGHVPINPGSGRIAIIGGGLASAQLAYSLASRQRAFSLFCEDEQLAMAASGNRQGALYPLLTPEHDLLSRFYQHGFLLSRQRLAQIHGSYPVSHEFCGVLQTPHDARSAERLQALAEANFPAQLVSACSAAQANALANIAIDNNGLWYPNGGWIAPAELTAACMQAAGDFATVHLGHSVTDIQHRQDGWYLNVGNQQHGPFEQLILANGTGINQFADTKAQALSPFRGQVSHVPSTATLTALNTVLCAKGYFTPCHNKHHCLGASYIKNPRTLDYSDSEQVANLGQLQTSYPNQTWVDDVDISEQDARVGVRMVSRDHFPVVGLATDVEALKRLESDQHFSQGDKQAMADFWQQQNAPTISGLYLLGGLGSRGLCNGALAAEMLASQLCGEFLPCQQAMVEMLMPNRLWLRKLIRGKQIKW from the coding sequence TTGGACCGCTCCCCGTCATCGGCATCAACAGCCAATACCAACATAACACAGCAAACCAATAGTGTAACAGTGAATGCTTGGCTGGGGTTACCCATAACACCTGAACTATGGTTAACCCAATTAGAGCGCGCTCAAAGTCAGTGTAACGCCGCACCATTACCCCCTGCGTCCATGGCCACAGCTTCATCGCAAGCTTGCCATTTATTGTTAGTGTTAGGCCCTGCCGATATCAAACAATTGGCATTAGGCCATTGGCAACAGATGGATGGTCCCTATCACGCGTTAGCTGATTACTTATTGCAGCAATTAACCGCCAACACCTTAGAGGCCGCGCAAAGCCAACGTTTTGAATGGCAACAAGGGAAAGTGCGCCTTGATGTGCATTATTTGCCAGCGCCTGAGTTATTGCGCCAAATAATGACGCCAACGCAGCAGCGCGTGAGCCGCTGGTTTTGGCAGCAAACGGATACCAACTGGTTACAAGCCTGCCATTTATGGCAATTAGCGCGTTTAAGTGAGGATGATGCGGTAATTTGTTATCAAGATAATTTACTCACAGCCCCACTCACCCAAGCCAATTTACCGCAGTTTAGGCTAGAGCTTGTGAGCGCTACTGACGCACAAATGATGACAAGTGAAGCGCCAGATGCGTTTAGCCTTGAGCAGCGCCAAGTATTGCGCCGTCAACATCAAGCGCAGCTTGGCCATGTGCCCATAAATCCAGGATCTGGCCGTATTGCAATTATTGGTGGCGGGCTTGCCAGCGCACAATTAGCCTACAGCCTAGCCTCGCGTCAGCGGGCATTTAGTCTATTTTGCGAAGATGAACAATTAGCTATGGCAGCTTCTGGCAATCGCCAAGGCGCCCTTTATCCGCTATTAACTCCAGAGCACGACTTACTTAGCCGTTTTTATCAGCATGGATTTCTACTCAGTCGTCAGCGCTTAGCGCAAATACATGGCTCATATCCTGTCAGTCATGAGTTTTGCGGGGTGTTACAAACGCCCCATGACGCGCGCTCTGCCGAACGCTTACAAGCATTGGCCGAAGCCAACTTCCCCGCGCAGTTAGTGTCAGCATGCTCAGCTGCTCAGGCCAATGCCTTAGCTAATATCGCGATAGATAATAACGGCCTATGGTATCCAAACGGTGGTTGGATAGCGCCAGCAGAGCTAACTGCGGCCTGCATGCAGGCTGCTGGTGATTTTGCCACTGTGCATTTAGGCCATAGCGTAACTGACATTCAGCATCGCCAAGATGGCTGGTATCTAAATGTGGGAAATCAGCAGCACGGTCCGTTTGAGCAACTGATCTTGGCCAATGGCACAGGCATTAATCAGTTTGCCGATACTAAAGCGCAAGCCTTAAGTCCTTTTCGAGGCCAAGTGAGCCATGTGCCATCCACGGCAACATTAACAGCACTGAATACTGTGCTATGCGCTAAAGGCTACTTCACCCCATGCCATAACAAGCATCATTGTTTAGGCGCCAGTTATATCAAAAATCCAAGAACACTGGATTACAGCGACAGTGAACAAGTGGCTAACTTAGGGCAACTACAAACCAGTTATCCAAACCAAACCTGGGTTGATGATGTCGATATTAGCGAGCAAGATGCCCGCGTCGGTGTGCGTATGGTTAGTCGCGATCACTTTCCCGTAGTAGGTTTAGCGACCGATGTGGAAGCGCTCAAGCGTTTAGAGAGTGATCAGCATTTTAGCCAAGGCGATAAACAAGCTATGGCTGATTTTTGGCAGCAACAAAACGCGCCAACCATTAGCGGCTTATATTTACTCGGTGGGCTTGGTAGTCGCGGTTTATGTAACGGTGCACTGGCCGCAGAAATGCTCGCCAGTCAGTTGTGTGGCGAGTTTCTTCCTTGCCAGCAAGCCATGGTTGAAATGTTAATGCCAAATCGCTTATGGCTAAGAAAGCTTATTCGTGGCAAGCAAATAAAATGGTAA
- a CDS encoding YfcL family protein — protein MLEKYDNILNHWVETIVAQGDDDALFASGYLQGHVTVALAQLEQAGVADFSHLQLKMQDSLKLASRELEDNDYQLVQHAWTELSAQLMVC, from the coding sequence ATGTTGGAAAAATACGATAACATCTTGAATCATTGGGTAGAAACCATTGTTGCTCAAGGCGATGATGATGCCTTATTTGCAAGCGGTTATCTGCAAGGTCATGTCACAGTTGCTTTAGCGCAATTAGAGCAAGCAGGCGTTGCGGACTTCAGTCATTTGCAGCTTAAAATGCAAGACAGCTTAAAATTAGCCAGTCGCGAATTGGAAGATAATGATTACCAGTTAGTGCAACACGCATGGACTGAACTGTCTGCGCAATTAATGGTTTGCTAA
- a CDS encoding ATP-NAD kinase family protein, whose amino-acid sequence MKRQFMLGLLINPLAGLGGSVALKGSDNVAAQALALGAKPMANARMTQALTQLLPYQDDIHIITGSGELGAELCEHMGFSYQVIYQAKPAYSADDSHSLIAAMAEFSPDLILFAGGDGTARDVLASISPQQVVLGVPAGVKIHSGVYGITPKAAGTVVAMLLQGQLVNLLDADVMDIDEQAFRAGQVRAQRFGSMRVPAEPRYVQAVKMGGKECDELVLADIAADVIESMEDEYFIMGSGSTVAFIMEELGLDNTLLGVDVIANKTLVMTDTTAAELLALSDDKPLKLVITLIGGQGHILGRGNQQLSPTLIRRVGRENIIIVATKTKLKALEGRPLIVDSGDPELDQALAGFYKVTTGYRDYVMYPVANPE is encoded by the coding sequence ATGAAGCGACAGTTTATGTTAGGCCTATTAATTAATCCGTTAGCAGGCTTAGGTGGTAGCGTGGCCTTAAAAGGCAGTGACAATGTGGCTGCGCAAGCGCTCGCTCTTGGCGCCAAACCTATGGCGAATGCGCGAATGACGCAGGCGTTAACTCAGTTACTGCCCTATCAAGATGATATTCATATTATTACTGGTAGTGGCGAACTAGGCGCCGAGTTATGTGAACACATGGGCTTTAGCTATCAAGTGATTTACCAAGCTAAGCCAGCTTACAGCGCAGACGATAGCCATAGTTTAATTGCGGCAATGGCAGAATTTTCGCCAGATCTCATCTTGTTTGCGGGCGGGGATGGCACCGCCCGTGATGTACTGGCAAGCATCAGTCCACAGCAAGTGGTTTTAGGTGTGCCTGCTGGGGTGAAAATTCACTCTGGAGTATACGGTATTACTCCAAAGGCCGCAGGCACAGTCGTTGCCATGTTATTGCAAGGTCAATTAGTGAACTTGCTGGACGCTGATGTCATGGATATTGATGAGCAAGCGTTTCGCGCCGGCCAAGTGCGCGCGCAGCGTTTTGGCTCAATGCGAGTACCGGCCGAACCCAGATACGTGCAAGCGGTTAAGATGGGCGGTAAGGAATGCGATGAACTGGTATTAGCGGATATCGCTGCCGATGTGATTGAGTCCATGGAGGATGAGTATTTCATCATGGGGTCGGGCAGCACTGTGGCCTTTATCATGGAAGAGCTTGGGCTTGATAATACCTTGCTCGGTGTGGATGTGATTGCGAATAAAACGCTGGTAATGACGGATACAACCGCGGCTGAACTATTAGCGCTTAGTGATGATAAGCCCTTAAAGTTAGTGATTACCTTAATTGGTGGCCAGGGCCATATTTTAGGCCGCGGCAATCAGCAGTTATCGCCAACGCTAATTCGCCGTGTAGGGCGAGAGAATATCATCATAGTGGCGACCAAAACTAAGTTAAAAGCACTTGAAGGACGGCCATTAATCGTGGATAGTGGCGACCCAGAATTAGACCAAGCCCTTGCTGGTTTTTATAAAGTGACCACAGGTTATCGCGATTACGTGATGTACCCAGTGGCTAATCCAGAATGA
- a CDS encoding MFS transporter, with amino-acid sequence MMKVRPQASLAWLSACYFFFFAILGIMVPYLGVFFDDRGFNPQQIGFLLAIVMGTRIIAPNVWARVADKTGMRAQLIKMGALVAAFSYTSFFYDGSFTYMAISLAVYTFFWNAILAQLEVITLETLGDKAYRYGAIRSFGSIGYICLVVAGGFAIEAFGPQVLPYIGMGLFLGMLLCSLPLPNETKTVNRGETKALAFNRSIIWFLIAAMLLQMSAGPFYGFFVLYLKQAGYTESIAGIFVALGVVSEIVMFMFAPKLLARFSVITLLKVSTAMTVIRWLLLAVAVESVLWLTVSQLLHSFTFGLVHAASIQFVYQAFDKSHQSQGQALYASLGFGLGGSMGIWICGFIWGDGSGAVWTWVFAAMCAAASLLALYVIHKPGSALKASDAVAA; translated from the coding sequence ATGATGAAAGTTCGACCGCAGGCGTCATTAGCTTGGTTGTCCGCCTGCTATTTTTTCTTTTTTGCCATTCTTGGCATTATGGTGCCATACCTTGGCGTATTTTTTGACGACAGAGGGTTTAATCCGCAGCAAATTGGTTTTCTGCTCGCCATTGTGATGGGCACTCGGATTATCGCCCCGAATGTGTGGGCGCGAGTCGCTGATAAAACGGGTATGAGAGCGCAGTTAATTAAGATGGGCGCACTAGTGGCGGCCTTTAGTTACACCAGCTTTTTTTATGACGGTTCATTTACCTATATGGCCATTAGCTTGGCCGTCTATACCTTCTTTTGGAATGCCATTTTAGCTCAGCTAGAGGTTATCACTTTAGAAACCTTAGGCGATAAAGCGTATCGTTACGGCGCTATTCGCAGCTTTGGCAGTATTGGTTATATCTGCTTAGTGGTTGCTGGCGGTTTTGCCATTGAAGCCTTTGGCCCGCAGGTGTTGCCTTATATCGGCATGGGGTTATTTCTTGGCATGTTGCTGTGCTCCTTGCCATTGCCCAATGAAACCAAAACGGTTAATCGCGGTGAAACCAAGGCGTTGGCATTTAATCGCTCCATCATCTGGTTTTTAATTGCGGCTATGCTGCTGCAAATGAGCGCCGGCCCATTTTATGGCTTTTTTGTGCTCTATCTTAAGCAGGCGGGTTACACCGAATCCATCGCCGGTATCTTTGTAGCATTAGGTGTCGTGTCTGAAATTGTCATGTTTATGTTCGCGCCTAAGTTATTGGCACGTTTTAGTGTGATCACCTTACTCAAAGTGAGCACGGCGATGACGGTTATCCGTTGGCTGTTATTAGCCGTGGCGGTAGAGTCAGTGTTATGGCTGACCGTGAGTCAATTATTACACTCTTTCACTTTCGGCTTAGTGCATGCGGCATCTATTCAGTTTGTATATCAAGCCTTTGATAAATCGCATCAAAGTCAGGGGCAGGCTTTATATGCCAGCTTAGGTTTTGGCTTAGGCGGCTCCATGGGAATTTGGATTTGCGGCTTTATCTGGGGCGATGGTAGCGGCGCGGTTTGGACTTGGGTATTTGCGGCTATGTGCGCCGCGGCTTCACTATTGGCGTTATATGTTATTCATAAGCCGGGCTCAGCCCTTAAAGCATCAGACGCAGTGGCGGCATAA
- the aroC gene encoding chorismate synthase translates to MSGNSIGLNFVVTSFGESHGPSIGCIVDGCPPGLALSVEDMQHDLDRRRPGTSKFTTARREDDAVKILSGVFEGKTTGTSIGLLIENTDQRSQDYSNIKELFRPGHADYTYQQKYGLRDYRGGGRASARETAMRVAAGAIAKKYLKQAYGIEIYGFLSQLGPIAAEQIDRHEIENNPFFFPDVAKLDTLDEYMRDLKKSGDSIGAKITVVATRVPVGLGEPVFDRLDADIAHAMMGINAVKGVEIGDGFAVVEQKGSEHRDLMTPEGFKSNHAGGILGGISSGQPVVVHLALKPTSSISVEGDSINVHGEATKVVTKGRHDPCVGIRGVPIAEAMLAIVLMDHLLRHRAQNQQVISTTPVLGMCE, encoded by the coding sequence ATGTCAGGAAATAGCATAGGATTGAATTTTGTCGTCACTAGCTTTGGTGAAAGTCATGGCCCCTCAATTGGTTGTATCGTCGATGGTTGCCCACCGGGACTCGCCTTAAGTGTTGAGGATATGCAGCATGACCTCGATAGGCGCCGCCCTGGTACCTCTAAATTCACCACAGCACGGCGCGAAGATGATGCCGTTAAAATTCTCTCTGGCGTATTTGAAGGTAAAACCACAGGTACTTCAATTGGTTTACTGATAGAAAACACTGATCAGCGCAGCCAAGATTATTCCAACATTAAAGAGCTGTTTCGCCCAGGCCACGCTGATTATACCTATCAACAAAAATACGGCTTGCGCGATTATCGCGGCGGCGGCCGGGCTTCTGCTCGTGAAACTGCGATGCGAGTCGCCGCAGGCGCCATTGCCAAAAAATACCTTAAACAGGCTTATGGCATTGAGATTTATGGTTTCTTGTCACAATTAGGCCCGATTGCCGCCGAGCAGATTGACCGCCACGAGATTGAAAACAACCCATTCTTTTTCCCGGACGTCGCTAAGCTTGATACCTTAGATGAATACATGCGCGATTTGAAAAAGTCAGGGGATTCCATCGGCGCCAAAATCACAGTGGTCGCGACCCGTGTGCCGGTCGGCTTAGGTGAGCCTGTGTTTGATCGCCTTGATGCAGATATTGCCCATGCCATGATGGGGATTAACGCTGTTAAAGGGGTCGAAATCGGCGATGGCTTTGCCGTGGTTGAGCAAAAAGGCTCAGAGCATCGCGACTTAATGACGCCAGAGGGTTTTAAGTCTAATCATGCTGGCGGCATTCTTGGCGGCATATCCTCAGGGCAACCTGTGGTAGTGCATTTAGCATTAAAGCCAACTTCGAGCATTAGCGTAGAAGGCGATAGCATCAATGTGCATGGTGAAGCTACTAAGGTAGTGACTAAGGGTCGCCATGACCCTTGTGTTGGTATTCGCGGCGTACCGATTGCTGAGGCCATGTTAGCGATAGTCTTAATGGATCATTTATTACGGCACCGGGCGCAAAATCAGCAAGTGATATCTACCACTCCCGTGCTAGGAATGTGTGAATGA
- the prmB gene encoding 50S ribosomal protein L3 N(5)-glutamine methyltransferase has translation MDKIFVDEAVTELRTIGDMLRWAVSRFNDSGIFYGHGTDNAWDEAVSLVFHALHLPDEVGQQVIHANLTSSEKHKIVELILRRVRERVPVPYLTNVARFAGLDFFVDERVLVPRSPIGEMIANGFQPWISNKPVSRILDLCTGSGCIAIACAYEFEDAEVDALDISEDALDVAQINIEGLGVMERVFPIQSDLFAAIPTGPQYDLIVSNPPYVDEEDLSDMPAEFHHEPELGLASGYDGLDLTKRILANAADYLTEDGVLVVEVGNSMVHLIEQYPEVPFTWVSFNHGGDGVFVLTREQLVENESLFAIYKDRA, from the coding sequence TTGGATAAAATTTTTGTGGATGAAGCCGTTACTGAGCTTAGAACCATAGGTGATATGTTGCGTTGGGCTGTGAGTCGTTTTAACGATTCAGGTATTTTTTACGGTCATGGTACTGATAACGCTTGGGATGAAGCTGTATCTTTAGTTTTCCATGCCCTGCATTTACCTGATGAAGTCGGCCAGCAAGTTATCCATGCTAATTTAACTAGCAGTGAAAAACACAAGATAGTGGAACTGATTTTACGCCGCGTACGCGAGCGTGTGCCTGTGCCATATCTGACCAATGTTGCCCGCTTTGCCGGTCTTGATTTCTTTGTTGATGAACGTGTGTTAGTACCACGCTCACCTATTGGTGAAATGATTGCCAATGGTTTTCAGCCTTGGATTAGCAATAAACCAGTCAGCCGTATCTTAGACTTGTGTACTGGTAGTGGTTGTATTGCGATTGCTTGTGCGTACGAATTTGAAGATGCTGAAGTCGATGCTCTGGATATCAGTGAAGATGCGTTAGATGTTGCCCAAATCAACATTGAAGGTTTAGGGGTAATGGAGCGCGTGTTCCCAATCCAATCTGACCTATTCGCCGCTATCCCAACGGGTCCACAATACGATTTAATCGTCTCTAATCCGCCGTACGTGGATGAAGAAGATTTATCGGATATGCCTGCTGAGTTCCATCATGAGCCTGAATTAGGCTTAGCATCTGGCTATGACGGCTTAGATTTAACTAAGCGTATTCTGGCCAATGCTGCTGACTACCTGACTGAAGACGGTGTGTTAGTGGTTGAAGTGGGTAACTCTATGGTGCATTTGATTGAGCAATACCCTGAAGTCCCATTTACTTGGGTAAGCTTCAATCACGGTGGTGATGGTGTGTTCGTATTAACTCGTGAGCAGTTAGTTGAAAATGAATCACTGTTCGCCATCTATAAAGACAGGGCATAA
- the smrB gene encoding endonuclease SmrB, translating into MTIEHTDVTLFAELMAGVKPLSQDKRHFGTPVKAKTVLVNHKITQDAAGLFSDSYQPLLPSDGPMRWRAPHTDSFELKRLRRGDYVPELLLDMHGMRQAEAKLELIALIEACIAEHSHACCVMHGYGAGILKQQIPLWLAQHPKVLAFHQAPKAWGGDAALLVLVDIGHPCEFL; encoded by the coding sequence ATGACGATTGAACACACAGACGTGACACTATTTGCTGAGTTAATGGCCGGCGTCAAACCCTTGAGCCAAGATAAGCGCCATTTTGGTACGCCAGTAAAAGCCAAAACGGTACTGGTGAACCATAAGATAACTCAGGATGCAGCAGGACTCTTTTCCGACAGTTACCAACCCTTGTTGCCAAGTGATGGACCTATGCGTTGGCGCGCGCCGCATACCGATAGCTTTGAATTAAAGCGCTTACGCCGCGGTGACTATGTCCCTGAATTATTGTTAGATATGCATGGGATGCGTCAAGCTGAGGCCAAACTGGAATTAATCGCTTTGATTGAGGCTTGTATTGCTGAGCACAGTCACGCTTGCTGCGTAATGCATGGCTATGGGGCGGGGATTTTAAAACAGCAAATTCCACTGTGGCTAGCGCAGCATCCTAAAGTGTTAGCATTTCACCAGGCGCCTAAGGCTTGGGGGGGCGACGCAGCCTTACTGGTATTAGTCGATATTGGTCATCCGTGTGAGTTTCTATAG